The DNA window TTGTCTCTGATGGGGTGGCCCAGGGGGTGATCGAGAGAGACGGGCTGACAGCAGGGGAGCAGGCGATCAGCACCCTTGCCACCGATGTTCCGATGGTTGCCGCCAGCGATGGGGCGGAGGCGACGATCCGGATGCTCAGGGATCTGGCAGCCCCCTTCGCCCTGGTGATGGAGCACGATCATCCGGTTGGGATTCTGAACCCGGCAGAGGCGCTGCTTTCACTGGTGTAGGGCCTTGTTATGGCAACGATCGACGCAAATAGCCAGATTCTGGATCTCTGGACCAGGTATCATCTCTTCGACCGGACAGTCGAACATCTCGCGATCTTCGGGGTCGCTTTTATCGTTGCGGTCATCATCGGCCTCTGTATAGGACTTCTGCTGTACCGCCGCCAGGCCGCCTCCACCCTCACATTCGGAGGGCTCTCTGTCCTTGAGATGGTCCCTGACCTTGCGCTGCTCGCCCTTCTGATCCCGGTGGTCGGGATCGGGACCGTTCCCACGATCCTCGCCTGCATCGGCTACTCGGTGCTCCCTGTAGCACGGAACACCTATGCCGGACTGGTCCATGTCTCAGCGACACATCTCGATGTCGGTGCCGGGATCGGTCTCGACGAGCAGGAGACCCTGTTTCTGGTGCGGTTCCCTCTTGCCCTCCCCCTGATCGTCGGCGGTTGCAGGATCGCTGTGGTCTTCTGCATGGGGACCGTCACCCTCGGCGGACTGATTGGGGCCGGCGGTCTCGGGGGACCGCTCCAGACCGGGATAGCTACCAACAATCAGCCGCTCCTCCTGCTGACCGGCATCTGGATTGGTGTGCTCGCCGTGATCCTCGATGGGTTTGCAGGGATTGTCGAAGGTTGGGTCAGCAGGAGGTATGGCCTGTGGTCCTCCTGAGTACGCTCCTTGCAGCCATCGGGGATCATATCCTCCTCGCCTATTCGGCACTGCTGGTGAGCATCCTCCTCGCAGTCCCACTGACCCTGCTCATGCTGTACTGCAGACCTGCTGCACGGGTGATCATGCCGGTTACCAACCTGGTCCAGGCAGTGCCCAGCCTCGCGGTGGTGGCGCTGATTGTGCCGCTGATCGGGATAGGGTTCTACCCGGCTGTTATCGCGATAGTCCTCAGGGCACTCCTCCCGCTCGTCAAGAATACCTGGGTCGGCCTGGTCAGCATCGACCCGGCAGAGATCGACGCGGCGAACGGACTCGGACTTACCCGGTGGGAGATCCTCCGGTATATCAGGGCCCCTCACGCCCTCCCACCCTTCTTTGCCGGGGTCAGATTCGCCGCGATCCTTGCCAACAGCCTGGCCGTACTGACTGCAATCATCGGCAGCGGAGGTCTCGGGTCCCTGGTCTTTGAGGGGCTCGCAGGGATGAACACCGTGACGCTGGCAGCGGGGGCGGTTCCTGCGATCCTGCTTGCCCTGACGGTCGACCTGCTGCTCGGGCGGGCTGAGCAGGCAGTGATCCTTCGGGGGATTGATGACTGATCTCCGGATCACCCCCCTGCTGGCTCTTCAGGTCGTGATCTTCACCGATACCTTCTCATTCGGGGTGGTACTCCCCTTCATGGTCTTTCTGGTGAGCGGTTTCGGGGGGGACGCCCTGGCCTTCGGAGCCATCGGCGCAATCTATCCGTTCTTCCAGACGATCAGCGCTCCGGTCCTTGGTCGCTGGTCTGACAAGGTGGGGAAGAGCCGGGTGCTGCTGATCTCGCAGGCCGGGACTGCTCTCTCCTGGTTGCTCTTTCTGGGCATCTTCTTCCTCCCGTCCACCGAGGTCTTCGGACTGCCGCTTCCGATCATCCTGATGCTTGGTGCCCGGGCAGTCGATGGCATCACCGGCGGCAATGTCGGCGTCGCAAACGCCTGCCTCGGGGACCTGATCCCGGAGGCCGAACGGACAATGGCATTCGGACGGTTGAACGTCGCCTCGAACACCGGCTACATCCTCGGGCCGGCGATCGCCGGGGTGGTCGCCTGGTCAGGCGGGTCGCTGATGGTCCCGGTGCTGCTTGCCCTGATGGTCTCTGCTGCTGGTGTCGTGATGATCCGGGTCGGGTTGCCGGATATCTGCAGAACCCGGGCGACTGGAGAGGCCGGCACTGGCCTTTTCAATCTCTTCAGGCGCCGCGGGGTCAGATCGCTGCTGGGGTTGACACTGCTGTACTTCCTGGCCTTCAACATCTTCTACACCGCGTTTCCGGTGGACGCAGCCGGCCGGCTGGGTTGGTCGGCGGCGACCCTCGGCCTCTACTTTGCCTTCCTCTCCGGGGTGATGGTCGTGGTACAGGGGCCGGTACTGAAACGTGCTGCAGAACGGTGGAGCCCCCGGACCCTGTTGATCGGCGGGGCACTGGTGCTGGCAGTCGGGTTCGCCCTGCTCTGGTTTGGGCAGACCACGACCGGGATATCGGCTGCGATCCTCTTTTCCCTCGGCAACGGTCTGGCCTGGCCCTCGTTTCTGACATTACTCTCGCTCAGTGTCGGGCCCGACGAGCAGGGGGCCGTCCAGGGGGCAGCCAGTGGGGTCGGGTCGTTCGCGAGTATCATCGGGTTGCTGCTCGGAGGGGTCCTGTATCTTGCGATCGGTCCGTCCACCTTCCTCTTCTGCACAGGAATTGTCCTGCTGACGGCCGGCCTCTTCATCGCCGGCCACTCAACCTCAGAGGAGAGAGTCCAGTGAGGCGACTATGGTCGTGTCGGCCGCCGGCCCCTAAGATCCCCGGTCATGCAGGACTTTCCGGCCGGCAACTGGATCAGGGTCGAGTCACCCCTGGCCCAAATCCGGGACAAAGGACCGAAGGGTACCGGCCGTCGTGCCTCCAACGGTGTAGGTTGTCGCTGGTGTAGAGGTGACGTAGACCTGGGTGGGGAGTCATCCTGTTCGCGAAGGAAGCCAGACTGTTACGGGACTCTTCGTTTCCTGGATTCATGTTACAGCTGGCCTGTCCGGGCCCTCCGCCCCTTGTCGAAGAGGGTTTCTGGCGAGCTGCCCGGAGCCCGGACCTGGTCCGTCCGGTATATCTCCGCCCCGACTTCTGGACTGTCGTAGGCTAGCGTGGATAGGATCTGCTGTTCAGGGGTGTAGGGCATATCGCCGTCATCCTCGTACACCCTGATACGGAACAGAATAGTCAGTTCCACCTCAGGTCAGAGCCTGGTTCTCTAACGCTGGTCTTTCGATCCCATGCACAAACATATTATTATCACCCGTGAACGTTACGGCAAAGGGGATCGTATGTCCGAATATATGATTTCAATCAATATCGAGCACCTTGACGAGGGTGGCTATCGTGCAACAAGCGACAGCATCCAGGGACTCATCGCCCAGGGGAGAACTATTGCAGAAACGATGGAGATTGCACAGGATGTGGCAAAAAAACTTATCGAATCCTATTTCGAACATGGGGATCCTCTGCCCGAGCAGATGGTGCCGTCGACCAGATTGATAAAAAATATCAGGATCCCTGTCAGCGTCACGGTTTGATGCAATGACCCGAGTCTCGACACTCACCTCCAGCGATGTGATCGGCATCTGAGGTCTGCAGGATTCGTCTTTGACCGGCAGGCCAAGGGGAGTCATGAGATCTGGTACAACCCTTCTCCCAGGAGAAGGACGGTAATTCCCAACCACCCGGGTGTCGATCTTTCAAAAGGTACCCTGCTCGCAATTCTCAAAGAAGCCGGACTGAGTCTTGAAGAATTTTTAAAACGTTGATATGAACTCCTACACCAGATCCTTTTTTTGATCTTTTCCGTGACTCCTCCCCTGGTTCCCGGCTCTTCCGGGTCGTCCTCATCGTGATCCCGTACGGGCGCCGGCAGCCGGCGGGGTCGGATGGGGAGCGTCACCGATCAGGTTCTTCTGCAGGAGGTGGCATGGGTGAGCACCGTCGTTCCTGTCGCGAAGGAAGTCCGGCCGTTACGGGACTCTTCGTTTCCTGGACCCCCGTTATGGCCGGCCCGTCCCTGTCGGCACAGGGGCCTGGGTCTGGTGTGAATCAAAATCGAAACGTTTACGGTATCTGCGGTTAATCGTTCATTACCACGTGTGCGGGGAAATTATACGTTCATTGTTGTTCTCAATGATGTTCGTATTGTTTCCTGTTCCATCCTATTCACCCAGTTCATCCCCACATGCGTGGGGAGTATATTTATGTCAGGTTTCACCTCCCTCTGACAGGTCGGTTCATCCCCCATGCCAGGGAGAACGGTCGATCGTCTCCTCAATCCGGCAGGACCCGTTCCCCTCAGGGTGGGGAACTGCAGGGCACCTGTCGACACGGACCTTCCTGACCAGCCCCGACTGCCATCACAGTCTGGCCTCTTCGTCCAGGTGAACGAGCGTCCCGGCAGCCGATGTGCCGACGATCCAGGGGACCAGTCCGTCGATGTGTTCGGCCTGCTGGTTGAATGATCAGATCTCCCGGGTGATCTCCCGTATCCCGCCTTTCATCACGTCAAAGACCCGCCAGCCACGGGAGGAGACCGAGAGCCAGAACTGGCACGAACTGTCATCCCCTTTCAGGGCCGGGAGTCCGCGGAGGGTCTGAATCTCCTCTCTGTACTGGTCTGCGATCGCATGAAGCGATGGAGGCATCCGCCGGGTCCGCCTGATCAGGACCAGTACCAGTTCCTCGGATGACCAGGCCAGCAGGTCGGGGGGCAGGGAGCCGGGATGGGATCTGATCACCTGGTATCCCTGCTTCCGGAACCAGGCGGCGACTGCGCACCCCCCTCTCTGTCCGGCTCGGGTGGCCGGCACACGACGCCGCTCCCCGGCATACCCTCCCCGCCTGGCAGGTTTCAGAATGTAGTGATCGCCTTTCATCTCTGATGAACCGGAGGGACCGGGGATTGCCGGCGTCTGATTCTCTGCGTCGAGTGCCCGGGTCATCGGTTCACCTCGTTATTGATATGGATCCAGGGTGGTTTCCGACCCTGATCTCTGCCGGCAATCGTGATCTCCCCGGCGGAGATCCCATCTGTATCCGAGGTCAGAATGATGATCTGATTGATATTCGTCATAGATGTTCATCAACTGGAAATTACTTAATGGGCGGACCGTGCAGGGTGAAAGTGATATATGCATGTCCCGGGCCGGCCGACGCCGGGAATCCGACTAACGCCTGAAATTCGACTATCGTTGGAAACCGGCTAACACCGGAATTCAAAAATGAAATGGTCTGAAGAATCTGGGTGGTGGCGATGCTGGATCATCAGGGCCGGCGGGGTGCAGGAGTTTTCACTTCAGGGGCCGGCCGTCACAATCGGAAAGAATAATGGTACCCTGTGGTATACTGTAGCATCATGGCGACCAGCCAACCGATCAAGGTGGAGGCGGCGACAAAGGCCAGGCTTGCAGAGCTCAGGATCCATCCCCGTGAGACCTTCAACGATGTGATCGAACGCCTGGTCACTATGGCAGTGGATGATGAGCCGCTATCTGTCGAAGAGGAGGAGGAGTTGAAAACGGCAGAGGCAGATGTCAAGGCTGGAAATTACAGACCGCTTGATGATGTCCTGCGGGACCACGGGTTCCTTTGAGTCCCTATCAGATCGTGGTCACGCCGGCCGCAGATCGGAATCTTTGGTAACCTCGACCGCGTGGCGGCTCTCTGTATCCGGGAAGAACTCCTGATCCTCGCCAGGGACCCCTCTCCCCTGGAATATGTCAAACGATTGAAGGGCCACAACAACCCTCCGGTATTTTCATTCAGGGTCAGGGATTACCGGGTGATCATTCAGATTCACCCTGACACCATGTTCATCGTCGCGGTTCCGGTTGGGCCACGCCGGACGGTGTACCGGGATCTCTAACTGTTTTCTAATAAAGCGATATATTGCCGTTATAGTGGCCATATAACAGTGGGTGTTCAATATCTGATCTCTCGTATACGGGGTATTGAGACGACACAATTTCCAGATGTCAACCGGGACATCTCCACCAGGGGAGCATCTATTCTGCTGAGGTACGCAAATTGTTCAACCTCGGAACCTCCTGATCGGCCGACGTGGAGGCATCCTGCTATCTCAGTCTCTGGTTGGGAGAGGGTGGATACCTCCAATGATATAAGACACCATGGACAATACTCATGCGTAGATCGGAGGCGCCGGCGTTATCACACCGACATAAACCCCGTTGAATTGAGAAGAAAAGAACTTCACTCCAACCATCTGTACGCCGTGAAGAGCATGGTGATCCTGCTGTGGTGATCCAACCGTGGGAATACTATGGAACAGTTATCCGTTGAAGACGTGATCGGTTATCAGATCAGACTCATTCTGGCGAGCGATCTTCCCGAAGATCAGGGCACCGAAGGTCAGATGATCAACCCGGGGAATCTCGACTTCACGATAGATTTCTGTAACGATATTTCTGAGCCGTTCGAGCGAGCTGCGTATCTCCTCTATCATATCACTACCGGTCATCCTTTCGTTTCGGGCAATAAACGAATGGCTTTTCTGCTTGCGGCGCTGGTCCTGTACCGGACCCCCGAGCACTACCAGATCGCCGGCCTTGCCGAAGAGAACGATCGCGTCATCCGCAGCATCGCAGAAGGGCTGATGACTCAAGAAGAGATTGAAATCTGGCTGCGTTCTATTGCTCAAAAAGATTGGTGAATTATTGTGCCAGGAGATCGAGAGTGGGCTTGTGTCTTTGCATCAGCATCTCGAAGTCCTCGTCCTGAGATGGACGGGCTGCCCGATCCTGCTCTCTGATCACAGGGTATTGAGGCGGAGAGATGACCGGGATCGACCTGACGCCGCCACCATCAGTCGTCTGCACGATCGAATCCCTGCTGTCCGATGAAGAAGCCTGATTCGGTCCGGCCGGCTTCACGATATTCTCCTTTGTCGTTTTCCCACTGTCAACCGTCAGTTGCGTTTGCATTCCTTTTCACCTCCATGGACATCTGGATCTATTATCCAGCCTTCTGACATGGGTGTTCTGGTATTATTAATGTTGAGGTCTGGTATGCTCACAGTATTGGTCAGGACCGTGGATCAGAATTCACAATATATCTCCTGCTATCGACGATTACCTGAATGACCAGATCGTTCTGCAAAATTCCGGGATGACATCTCCGGCGATGCTCCCTTCGGCCTGGGGGCGCGAACTGGTCACATCGGTGATGAGGGGCCGGCCTCGTATCTCTTTAAAGGCGGCCCTCTCGACAGGGGTCATGGATACTACCTCTTTCTGACAGGTTATTAACCTGATGAATTCACTGCTGCGTTGCGACGGCTGCGTCGAGCGAGGTGATCCCCCTGACCTTGAGGTCGGCTACGATTCGAGAGCCGGCGTCGGTGTCGCCGGCATCGACGAGCATGGTTTTTGCAGATGATGGAGCAAGTAAGTGGGAATAAGAGGAATCTTCACTAAGTAATAAATGGAAGTTTAATAATTTAAAAAATCTAAAAAAATTTAACTTCCAAATATATATTTACAACTTCCACCAATCATATTTATGGTATCGTCGTTTCTCAAGGAAGTGAATGCTCTCGATTCATTCACCTATAATTTTCCTGCGATACGGGGAATCCAGGCTGGCCGAGAATATTATATCTCAATGTGTCCGCTGAAATTAATCCCCAAAATATTCATCTTCGATGAATCCACACTTCCAGCGCAATTGCGGGCACAGCGGACGCTTAACAAGGCAAGAATTCCTGATATTGCACAATATCTTGTCGATAATCCCAAAGACTATGTCTTTTCTGCCATCTCTGCTTCGATCAGTGGCGCTCCAGTACAGTTTATCCCGGCCGGCGAGAATGGCATGGAGACAAAGATCGGGGCCATTATCATACCAATGGATGCCCAATTCATCATCAATGACGGGCAGCACCGGCGCGCTGCAATCGAAGCTGCACTCATTGAGCGGCCAGAACTAGCTAATGAAACAATTGCAGTTGTTTTTTTTATCGATACCGGACTCAAACGCAGCCAACAGATATTTTCTGATCTCAACCGGCACGCGGTTCGTCCAACAAAATCGATCAGTATTCTGTATGATTATCGGGATCCATTTGCACGTTTTGTGATGGACCTTGCTGCCACACATCCCTTATTCAAAGGGTTTACCGAACTTGAAAAAACGACCATCTCGAATAGATCCATCAAAATGTTCACCCTTTCAAGTCTTTATCAGGGAACACAGAGTCTACTCAATAAAAAGAAAAAAAATAAACATCTTTCTACTGAAGATGAAAAAATAGCACGGGAATTCTGGGAAGAAGTTTCAAAAAATATCCCCGAATGGGATCTATTAATAAAACATAAGGTTTCGAGCAGTGAACTTAGGACAGAATTTGTTCATGCACATGGTCTTGCAATCCACGCATTAGGAATAATGGGGCAAGCACTCATCAAACAACACCCAGAAGATTGGAAACAGCAACTTGAACAATTACAGAAGATAGACTGGTTACGTTCTAATGAGCAGGTATGGGAAGGCCGGGCAATGAATAATGGGAGAATTTCAAAAGCCCAAATGAACCTTACTCTTACCGTAAATTATCTCAAACAGATGATGAATCTCCCCCTAACCAATGAGGAAGAGAGAGTGGAGAAGAGATTTCTTAAGCAGACCCACGGAGGTATACGATGAGCGCCCAGCAGACTCTTGATGGAAAAGCAATTTCTGTCTTTGATAAACATGGCCTCGATGCAATTCATCATGAGATCCAGGAAGTGTACTTGAGTGATAACCGCCCATGGGTTATTGGATATAGCGGTGGAAAGGATTCAACAACCACACTCCAACTTGTCTGGTATGCTATCGCTGAATTACCAGAAGAGAAACGATCTAAACATGTCTTTGTTATATCTTCAGATACCCTTGTTGAAACACCAGTGATTGTTGATTATATCACGAGCACTCAAGAAAAAATCAACAGAACAGCGGCAGAATCTAAAATGCCATTTACGGCAATTAAATTGAAGCCGCGTATCGTGGACTCCTTCTGGGTGAATCTAATTGGAAAAGGATATCCAGCACCAAGTACGCAGTTCCGGTGGTGTACTGAACGACTGAAGATCCGGACTGCTGACCGATTTATTCTGGAAAGTGTCACCAAGTACGGCGAAGTTGTGATGGTTCTTGGGGTGCGAAAAGGAGAGAGTTCAACCCGGGATCAGGTCATGGATCAGTACAAAATCCAGGGCTCAAAACTCTCTCATCACTCCAGGTTTGCGCAGTCGTATGTCTATACTCCCATCGAGGAGTTCTCTGTTGATGATGTCTGGACATACCTTCTCCAGAAGCCGTCACCATGGGGAAATAACAATCGTGATCTTCTTGCACTCTATAAGAATGCACAGGATGGTGAGTGCCCGCTGGTGGTGGATAAGGACACGACACCTTGTGGAAACAGCCGGTTTGGGTGTTGGGTCTGTACGGTTGTTGCAAAAGATCGTAGCATGACGGCTCTCATTGAAAATGGTGAGGACTGGTTAGAGCCGCTCCTTGAATTTAGGAATGAACTTGCTGATACACAGATTCCTGAAAAAAAACACCTATACCGGGAATACAGAAGGATGAATGGGAAAGTGAAGGTGATGGAACGAGCGGATGGTTTGCACATTATTCGCGGGCCATACACCCTGGATTATTCGAAATATCAATTAAGAAAACTACTTGAAGCGCAGGTCAATGTCAGGAAAAATGGTCCATATCCTAATATATCTCTGATATTACCGGAAGAATTGTATGAAATTCGTCGCATCTGGCAGACCCAGCGTAGTGACTGGGATGACTCAGTTGCCCGTATTCATAAGGAAGTCATGGGAGAAGATCTTGGTTGGGTCAAGGATGATCTTGGAGCATTCTCTCAATCTGAGAATGAACTGCTTAAAAAGATCTGTAATGATCATAAAACTCCTCTCCGGCTTGTGACTAAATTACTCGATGTCGAACAACAGATGCAGGGAATGACCCGAAGATCTTCTATTTATAACCGGATAAATGAGGTTTTATCTGAAGAGTGGCGGAGTGAAGAGGAGATCAAGAACGATATGATAAAACCAGATGCTGTTGATTCACGAAGACAGATCCGACATATGTGAGTGTGGAAGATGCTCCTAAAATCACTTACTCTCGAAAATATCAGGATCTTTAAAGGAGTGAACACGCTTGATTTCACTCCGGTCCACAGTTCAAAAGAGCAAAAGTCGATCATTCTCATAGGTGGTAAAAATGGTGCAGGAAAGACGACCATGTTTGAATCGATTCTGCTCTGCCTCTATGGTCAGAACTCTCCGGATGGCCGTATGGGGAAGAAGAAATATGAAAAATATATTGCACAGATGACGGCACGGAACAAAAAAACTGAAGATCCCTATAATCCTGCCATCGATGTGGTTTTTGAGTTTTCACATTCTGGAACAACTCACTCTTATTCTGTCCGGAGAGAGTGGATCACTCATCCTCAATTTTCTGAGACACTCACCGTCAAACGGGATGGAGAGATACTTTCAGATATGGAGGTAGATCAATGGCAGGACCTGTTGAACGAACTGATTCCTCCGAGATTCGCTCGTCTCTTTTTGTTTGACGGGGAAAAAATTCAGAATCTTGTTGAAGACAATACGGATAATCTGTACCTTCGGGATTCATTTAAATCCCTGCTTGGTCTCGATATTGTCGAGCGCTTAAAAGCAGATCTTGGGATCTATCTCACCCGTCATCTTAAGGTCAAAGAGGTCCACCATATTACGCAAAAACTTGACGAACTCGAAACATCAGGTAAAGATATTGATACAAAAAAAGATCATTACCTCCAGGACCGAGCACAGGTGCAGAGCCGTTATGATCAGATCTCTTCCGAGATTGAGCGGCAGGAACAGATCGTTGCCAGCGAGGGCGGAAGCTTCGCCCGGAAACGTGAAGAACTCAAAAACCAGAAGAATCAACTGGATCATCAGATTACCACGATCGAAGGGGATATACGAGAACTCTGTGCTGGTCTGTTCCCCTTTGCTATCATCCCTAAATATTGTAATCTGCTCAAACAGCATCTGATTGAGGAAGACACCATTCAGGCACGGAAACGCTCGGAGGATCTTATTCGGTCCAATGTCGACGAACTCAACAGGATCCTCAAATCCCCAGCCTTTTGGTCTGATCTATCCATATCATCCTCACAAAAAGAGAGAGTTCGGACAAAACTCTCCACCCTTCTCGATGAAAAATTCCTGATGGGAAACAAAATCGACAGATCAATCCTGATTCATCATCTCTCCCAGTATGAATATAACCGGCTATTGCAATGGATTGATGATTCGATCACCAACGTTCCCAAAAAAATGAATGACCTCTCCCTGCAACTTGAGAACCTGACCTCAAAGCGCCAGAAAGTTGCTGAGATGATCAATAAAGCTCCTTCTGATGATGTTATTGCTCCGTTGATTCAGAAACTCAACGAACTGAGCAAACATCTCGGAGAGTTATCAGAGAAGCTGCGGGTGGCTGATGAGAAGATCCATGAGTTCGATTCCCAGTTAAAAGAAATTGAGAGGCAAAGATTGAAACTGGATGAAGAACTCCAGGGAGTCAAGTGCGGGTCCAAGAAGATGCAACTCGCTCAGCAGGTTACCCTCATCCTCAATGAATACATGAAAGAACTCCAGCGCCAGAAGGTCAGCCAACTCAGCGATAATATTCTCTCATGTTTCACCCGGTTGATCAGGAAAGACGATTATGTCAAAGATATCCTGATTGATGAAAATTATGCAATTACCCTCTATGAACCGGATGGGCATGCAATCCCTAAAGAACTTCTCTCTGCCGGCGAAAAAGAGATCTTTGCGGTTTCTCTTCTCTGGGGGCTCACATTGACGTCAGGACGACAGCTTCCCTTTATCATCGATACGCCATTAGGACGATTGGATAGCGAACATCGAGGAAACCTGGTGATGGATTTCTTCCAGCATGCCGGGGATCAGATGATTATCTTCTCTACCGATACCGAGATTGACAAGGATTATTTCCGCACTCTGCAGCCCTACATTGCCCGGGCATATCATCTGAATTACTCGAAAGAGGAGCGCCAAACCACTATCTCTCCGGGATATTTCTGGCAGAGCGAGCCTGTGGAGTTGGAATCATGATCTTTAATCGGATTCGTATCAGTGAGAAGGCAACTTACCGGCTCAATCAATTGAAGGGCCGAACACAATTGACTCCCAATATTCTCTCACGGGTTGCTATCTGTTATTCCCTGAATGATCCCACCATCCCGAACCCTGCGGAATATGACGAGAAGGGTCAGGAGATAAATCGGTTCACGCTTACCGGGGAGTGGGATACCTTCTTTGTCGCTCTCATCAAAGAGCGGTGCATACATGACGGTCTTGACCCGGAGACGGACCTATACGATCAACTCCGTGCCCACCTGAATCGGGGAGTATTCGGCATCTTCCCTCAGGTCAAGGATCTGGGAGATTTCCAGATCCTGTTGAAACACCAGGCTGATGGGATCAAGTCCGGTATGTTATCCGAGGAGCGGAATCATGGAAATTAAACGCCCGATATACATGGATTCACACGCAACTACCCCTGTCGACCCTCGCGTGTTCGAAGCGATGCTCCCCTATTTCTCCGAGATCTTCGGGAATGCCGGCAGTATCGATCATAACTATGGGGCGGTGGCTGCTGATGCAGTGAAGAAAGCCCGGGAACAGTGTGCCCATATCCTGAACGCTCAGTCCGAGGAGATCATTTTCACGAGCGGGGCGACCGAGTCCGATAACATCGCTATTCTTGGTGTTGCCGAGCAGTACGCTGCTAAGGGCGATCATATCATCACCTGTGTTACCGAGCACAAGGCCGTGCTTGATACCTGCAAGCATCTCCAGATGGCCGGCAAATCTGTGACGTATTTACCAGTTGACCATTATGGGCTTGTCGACCCCGGCCAGGTTGAAGACGCCATCACCGAGAAGACTGTATTGATCTCCATCATGGCGGCGAACAACGAGATCGGGACGATTGCACCCATCAAAGAGATCGGGGAGATTGCTCACAAACACGGCGTGCTCTTCCATACCGATGCAGCGCAGGCCGTCGGCCATATCCCGATGGATGCTAA is part of the Methanosphaerula palustris E1-9c genome and encodes:
- a CDS encoding ABC transporter permease, which codes for MATIDANSQILDLWTRYHLFDRTVEHLAIFGVAFIVAVIIGLCIGLLLYRRQAASTLTFGGLSVLEMVPDLALLALLIPVVGIGTVPTILACIGYSVLPVARNTYAGLVHVSATHLDVGAGIGLDEQETLFLVRFPLALPLIVGGCRIAVVFCMGTVTLGGLIGAGGLGGPLQTGIATNNQPLLLLTGIWIGVLAVILDGFAGIVEGWVSRRYGLWSS
- a CDS encoding ABC transporter permease — translated: MVLLSTLLAAIGDHILLAYSALLVSILLAVPLTLLMLYCRPAARVIMPVTNLVQAVPSLAVVALIVPLIGIGFYPAVIAIVLRALLPLVKNTWVGLVSIDPAEIDAANGLGLTRWEILRYIRAPHALPPFFAGVRFAAILANSLAVLTAIIGSGGLGSLVFEGLAGMNTVTLAAGAVPAILLALTVDLLLGRAEQAVILRGIDD
- a CDS encoding MFS transporter; this encodes MTDLRITPLLALQVVIFTDTFSFGVVLPFMVFLVSGFGGDALAFGAIGAIYPFFQTISAPVLGRWSDKVGKSRVLLISQAGTALSWLLFLGIFFLPSTEVFGLPLPIILMLGARAVDGITGGNVGVANACLGDLIPEAERTMAFGRLNVASNTGYILGPAIAGVVAWSGGSLMVPVLLALMVSAAGVVMIRVGLPDICRTRATGEAGTGLFNLFRRRGVRSLLGLTLLYFLAFNIFYTAFPVDAAGRLGWSAATLGLYFAFLSGVMVVVQGPVLKRAAERWSPRTLLIGGALVLAVGFALLWFGQTTTGISAAILFSLGNGLAWPSFLTLLSLSVGPDEQGAVQGAASGVGSFASIIGLLLGGVLYLAIGPSTFLFCTGIVLLTAGLFIAGHSTSEERVQ
- a CDS encoding type II toxin-antitoxin system HicB family antitoxin; translated protein: MSEYMISINIEHLDEGGYRATSDSIQGLIAQGRTIAETMEIAQDVAKKLIESYFEHGDPLPEQMVPSTRLIKNIRIPVSVTV
- a CDS encoding type II toxin-antitoxin system HicA family toxin — encoded protein: MRSAGFVFDRQAKGSHEIWYNPSPRRRTVIPNHPGVDLSKGTLLAILKEAGLSLEEFLKR
- a CDS encoding DUF7557 family protein, with protein sequence MATSQPIKVEAATKARLAELRIHPRETFNDVIERLVTMAVDDEPLSVEEEEELKTAEADVKAGNYRPLDDVLRDHGFL
- a CDS encoding type II toxin-antitoxin system RelE family toxin → MAALCIREELLILARDPSPLEYVKRLKGHNNPPVFSFRVRDYRVIIQIHPDTMFIVAVPVGPRRTVYRDL
- a CDS encoding Fic family protein, producing the protein MEQLSVEDVIGYQIRLILASDLPEDQGTEGQMINPGNLDFTIDFCNDISEPFERAAYLLYHITTGHPFVSGNKRMAFLLAALVLYRTPEHYQIAGLAEENDRVIRSIAEGLMTQEEIEIWLRSIAQKDW
- the dndB gene encoding DNA sulfur modification protein DndB, whose protein sequence is MVSSFLKEVNALDSFTYNFPAIRGIQAGREYYISMCPLKLIPKIFIFDESTLPAQLRAQRTLNKARIPDIAQYLVDNPKDYVFSAISASISGAPVQFIPAGENGMETKIGAIIIPMDAQFIINDGQHRRAAIEAALIERPELANETIAVVFFIDTGLKRSQQIFSDLNRHAVRPTKSISILYDYRDPFARFVMDLAATHPLFKGFTELEKTTISNRSIKMFTLSSLYQGTQSLLNKKKKNKHLSTEDEKIAREFWEEVSKNIPEWDLLIKHKVSSSELRTEFVHAHGLAIHALGIMGQALIKQHPEDWKQQLEQLQKIDWLRSNEQVWEGRAMNNGRISKAQMNLTLTVNYLKQMMNLPLTNEEERVEKRFLKQTHGGIR
- the dndC gene encoding DNA phosphorothioation system sulfurtransferase DndC is translated as MSAQQTLDGKAISVFDKHGLDAIHHEIQEVYLSDNRPWVIGYSGGKDSTTTLQLVWYAIAELPEEKRSKHVFVISSDTLVETPVIVDYITSTQEKINRTAAESKMPFTAIKLKPRIVDSFWVNLIGKGYPAPSTQFRWCTERLKIRTADRFILESVTKYGEVVMVLGVRKGESSTRDQVMDQYKIQGSKLSHHSRFAQSYVYTPIEEFSVDDVWTYLLQKPSPWGNNNRDLLALYKNAQDGECPLVVDKDTTPCGNSRFGCWVCTVVAKDRSMTALIENGEDWLEPLLEFRNELADTQIPEKKHLYREYRRMNGKVKVMERADGLHIIRGPYTLDYSKYQLRKLLEAQVNVRKNGPYPNISLILPEELYEIRRIWQTQRSDWDDSVARIHKEVMGEDLGWVKDDLGAFSQSENELLKKICNDHKTPLRLVTKLLDVEQQMQGMTRRSSIYNRINEVLSEEWRSEEEIKNDMIKPDAVDSRRQIRHM